One window of the Amycolatopsis mediterranei genome contains the following:
- a CDS encoding GNAT family N-acetyltransferase — MTITPRTLRVAGPDDLAAVLPLAVEFYAEDGFATGEHALRRNLTALLASPAARVAVVHSPDRLLGFAVTTTSFGLENGLIAELEGLFVLPAARRRGLAGRLIEDSVAWAREQGCRHLELVIAPNGRDAGHLVDYYLAHGFRDDGRRLLSRSL, encoded by the coding sequence ATGACGATCACACCTCGCACACTGCGCGTCGCCGGTCCCGATGATCTGGCTGCGGTGTTACCGCTGGCCGTCGAATTCTACGCGGAGGACGGTTTCGCCACGGGCGAGCACGCGCTGCGGCGCAACCTCACGGCGCTGCTCGCCTCGCCCGCGGCGCGAGTCGCCGTGGTGCACTCACCGGACCGGCTACTCGGCTTCGCCGTCACCACCACCAGTTTCGGTCTGGAAAACGGGCTGATCGCCGAACTGGAGGGCCTGTTCGTGCTCCCGGCAGCCCGGCGCCGCGGATTGGCCGGCCGGCTCATCGAGGACAGCGTCGCCTGGGCACGCGAACAAGGTTGCCGGCACCTGGAGCTCGTCATCGCGCCGAACGGCCGCGATGCCGGGCACCTGGTCGACTACTACCTCGCCCACGGTTTCCGAGACGACGGCCGCCGCCTCCTCAGCCGCTCACTCTGA
- a CDS encoding DUF1963 domain-containing protein — translation MNHLEQLRSTAIERGIPAEAADRIGRFLRVAIWVCNANRYGIGSAERHGGVVGQNGGLPRLPAGTEWPYADISGLGRLPLPFIASLDCAKLPRAEGLELPADGSLLFFLAHEHALHASDEQEFARVVHLPAGTATVQVEQAPPHDEDWFESGFLRPPSDLVALVQPEMPGWFDEPENLEFESDVVQLQVGDTAHLEDLRSLFKELWSPVTTGADLYLGGYSMELGIGENAEYGMAEDAIAHDSPNRDRLVEEETVRLMSEWIPLAQFQLEDQVHVGRFLIRHEDLAARRFDLARSLTMFTE, via the coding sequence ATGAACCATCTCGAACAGCTTCGGAGTACGGCGATCGAGCGCGGCATCCCGGCCGAAGCGGCCGACCGGATCGGCCGCTTTCTCCGGGTGGCGATCTGGGTGTGCAACGCCAACCGGTACGGCATCGGATCGGCCGAGCGGCACGGTGGCGTGGTCGGACAGAACGGCGGACTGCCCCGCCTGCCGGCCGGCACGGAATGGCCGTACGCCGACATCAGCGGCCTGGGCCGGTTGCCGCTGCCGTTCATCGCCTCGCTCGACTGCGCGAAGCTGCCGCGGGCCGAGGGGCTCGAGCTCCCGGCGGACGGGTCGCTGCTGTTCTTCTTGGCGCACGAGCACGCTCTGCACGCGTCGGACGAGCAGGAGTTCGCACGGGTCGTGCACCTTCCGGCCGGCACCGCCACCGTGCAGGTGGAACAGGCGCCGCCCCATGACGAGGACTGGTTCGAATCGGGTTTCCTGCGGCCGCCGTCCGACCTGGTCGCTCTGGTCCAGCCGGAGATGCCGGGCTGGTTCGACGAACCCGAAAACCTCGAGTTCGAGTCGGACGTCGTCCAGCTGCAGGTGGGCGACACCGCCCACCTCGAAGATCTCCGCAGCTTGTTCAAGGAGCTCTGGTCGCCGGTGACCACCGGCGCCGACCTCTACCTCGGCGGCTATTCGATGGAGCTGGGCATCGGCGAAAACGCCGAGTACGGCATGGCGGAGGACGCGATCGCGCACGACTCGCCGAACCGCGACCGGCTTGTGGAGGAAGAGACCGTCCGGCTGATGAGCGAGTGGATACCGCTGGCCCAGTTCCAGTTGGAGGACCAGGTCCACGTCGGCCGCTTCCTGATCCGCCATGAAGACCTGGCCGCCCGGCGCTTCGACCTGGCCCGGTCGCTGACCATGTTCACGGAGTAG
- a CDS encoding GntR family transcriptional regulator, whose protein sequence is MASETLKGLTPDTLADRAYRAIRDAVTTGELRPGQKVTERGLAERLSVSPTPVREAIRRLEQDGLLERTGPRTVQVAAFGDAAIQDLAEVEVALRGMVARFAARHATTAQLDHLDAVLDEADDLLIVIKQRQQAGQDIARHLDRLLDAMQRFNEVVEACAHNPVLVRLLGQTRVFSWPERRARLIERIAGNDRFGLDRYGSHRALVRALRAGDPAVAEALVIEDARGGLGDLLAAPAAVAPA, encoded by the coding sequence ATGGCAAGTGAGACGTTGAAGGGCCTGACGCCCGACACGCTGGCCGACCGCGCCTACCGCGCCATCCGCGACGCGGTCACCACCGGCGAGCTGCGGCCGGGCCAGAAGGTCACCGAGCGCGGGCTCGCCGAGCGGCTGTCGGTGAGCCCGACGCCGGTGCGGGAGGCCATCCGGCGCCTCGAGCAGGACGGTCTCCTCGAACGGACCGGACCGCGGACCGTCCAGGTCGCCGCGTTCGGGGACGCCGCGATCCAGGACCTCGCCGAGGTGGAGGTGGCCCTGCGGGGGATGGTGGCCCGCTTCGCCGCGCGGCACGCGACCACGGCCCAGCTGGACCACCTCGACGCCGTCCTCGACGAAGCCGACGACCTGCTGATCGTCATCAAGCAACGGCAGCAGGCCGGGCAGGACATCGCCCGGCACCTGGACCGGCTGCTCGACGCCATGCAGCGTTTCAACGAAGTCGTCGAGGCGTGCGCCCACAACCCGGTGCTGGTGCGCCTGCTGGGCCAGACGCGGGTGTTCTCCTGGCCGGAACGGCGGGCGCGCCTGATCGAACGCATCGCCGGGAACGACCGCTTCGGCCTCGATCGCTACGGCAGCCACCGCGCGCTCGTCCGCGCGTTGCGGGCCGGCGACCCGGCGGTGGCCGAAGCGCTCGTCATCGAAGACGCCCGTGGCGGGCTGGGAGACCTGCTCGCCGCGCCGGCCGCCGTCGCCCCGGCGTGA